The DNA window AAGCAAAAGGTTCAAGATGAGAAGGCCAAAGACGCCGACTGGCTTATCGGCGAAGACTGCATCCTTCCCGGCGTCAAAGGCGTCGCTCTTCGAAGCATGAAGGCTCCTGGCACGGCATACGACGATCCTCGTTTTGTAAGTTGACATCAAAGGCACAAAATCCAAGTGCCTATTCATTGATGGCTGATTGGCCTACATGTAACTACATTGATGGTTGACTAACCTATTCTATAGGGAAAAGATCCTCAAGTAGACAACATGAAGGACTTTCAGCAAACATACGAGGACAACGGCGGTGTTCACATCTACTCTGGCATTCCCAACAAGGCCTTTTACCTTGTTGCCAAGGCACTGGGGGGCTATTCTTGGGAAAGGGCTGGGCAGATCTGGTGGAAGGCCTTGCGAACCAAAGTGCACGCAAATTGCACGTTCCTTCAGTTTTCCGACGCTACCGTCGACATCGCGAAGGAATTCGGCGTCGATGCAGTCAAGGCGGTCCGGGACGCCTGGGACGCGGTAGGTGTGAGAGCCGAGAAGGACCCAGGTGACTGGTGTGTTGTTCTCTGAAGATGCACgcttcttgttgttgatggtTACCGACAGCCCAAGATGAATACAATAGTGTCGCACTCCCTAGAATCAGGTTTAAATATACTCGTCTTATAACAACTCTATGAAGCACCACTAAAGGAACAATTATCCCTTTcttgtgtatatatatatatatatatattacaGCCTTGTTATAAGAGCCTTTTGTAGTTAGATGCCTAAGGAGAGAGAAGTGCTAAAGAAAAGGTCAATTTTTACAAAAGGAGCACTGAGGTAAAGGAGTAGCTCGTATTACTCAGGCCATGGCTAGAGAAGCCTCATAATAACAACCATCGCACATTGTACTATTCTCTGCCCAGACAGTTTGACAAACTGAAATGAAAGCAGATGTAAATCGAAAAGTATATTGATACCGACAAGTACAGTGGCAATTTCATAGCTCGCACTTTTCATAGTCGGCGTACACCAACAACGCATCCCAACGTCATACGAGAAGGATATCTTAGACACTATACACACAGGCAACCATGTAGATTACGACAAGCTCGCGGACGTCATTTAGCAATTTTGTATGCACAAACCCTTTCAAAAACTGCGGAAATACCTTGATTCATGGTAAATCTGCAGGCACCACCACAAAAAACCACATGGAGCTTACGGAAACCTCCAACATAAACTACCACTCCCAACTCCGTACCACATAATCACGATTGACTTCCTATCAGTATTGCCGCCTAGGTACTGAGGGCGGGCTGGACAGCCTTGGATCGAGGCCTCAGCCGGCAAGTTTGCAAGTCACAATGAACAAAGACGAATGGCCAAGACCCCGACGTGGGCcggtttcttcttcctccgtGTCAAGTTTGGATCTCAGGCATGTGCCCGACAAATCCGCTTTTACGTATGCCACGATCATTGAGTTCCTTCACAAACTCTAGGTATGGGTATCTTTCCGGTGATCCTGATCGGGCGATGGAGGAGTTTCCACGCGAATTTGAGCCTCCACATTGGTGATTCAACAGTGTTTGAGTTGCAGGTAGCATCACCGTATGCTATTTGGCTGCCGGGCGATGCAAACGCTTCCCTGGGACCGATGTTGTCAACTGGTTCAGTCGCGTGCTTGGGCGAGTCTTATGCCAACTGTGATACTACTCGTCAAGCAGCTCGAGCTAccctttcttctcatcaacacgTGAAACTGTCCATATGCTCTCCTCAAGATCTCGAGATCCCGCCTcttggccaaaaaaaaaaaaaaaaaaaagaaccgtATTGTTGTTGAGCCACCTAAACGATCCATCTGGCTTTGGTTAAATTGATTTAGCCGACCGGGCTGAACCTTGTAGCCTTTTGGATGAGCTTCAGACGACGTGTTCTATCTGCTGATTCATAACACTTTATTGGATGATCTCTTTTTGACATGCTGCTACTCCATGATACTGTGTTGAAGATatttttaagattttttaaGAACGTATATCAGTGGCAGGCAGTTGGTACCGCTAGATAGTTGGCAATGTTGATACCATAAACATGAGCTGATATTCCGCACATTGGTTGATGTACAGCACATGTAGTTTTCGGCATACACAAGCTCGCTTGATCTCGctatcatcaccatcacagGACAGTCTCAGTCTCCTAAATGTGTATCTACAATAAAGTATCTGCTGCTCTTTGGGTATCGCAATATTCGTCTAAAGTCTAAAATTCAGTTATACAGGCTCAAGTAGGCCACAAAGGCCGAATCAATAAAAGAGCTGTACCCAGCCCCTGGTTCAATGGCTAGATGGATGTCTTACAAGCAATCACCTGAGAAATCATGTGCGCCATTGTACgccacagccagcagcccaaTTACCCAAATAAGAAATACGATGCGCCACCAACGGTCCATGTGCCATGTTATGgattcttcagcagcagcagactcCATGTGCCTAAGCAGCCACAAAAAGGTGCCCGGTGCGCCCCAGCACGGGAACCCCAATTAGACGAAAGCAATAGCGAGATGATGAGCCCGCCGTGGCTACCAAACGCCGAGATCAATAACCTCTGGGCTTCCATGACTCATGCCACCCATGCATTTCGCTCGGCGCAACTGGAAGAGCTACTGTTAGCATCACCGGTGCTAGTAGCACAGGCTTCTAGTACAAGTAGTTCGATTCGATCGCTTGCAGTAGCGGCCTATGGACAGCTTCTTCGTCCGGACGCCGAAAAAGCCCTGGCTTGCAAGGTGTTCCCCGTACATGTACTGGCGCCAAAGAAGGGCAAGTATGGGGGAGTTGGCTTTAATGGAGCCCTTGGGCTCTTCAGCTGGACCCTTATAAAATTCGATTTCTCCATGGATTTCGAAGGCGGTCTGGCTTTCTAGCTTCTTGGCTTTAAATAAACAACAAGCTCCGATCATTACATagagatggtgatgaagaggaacGGCCCCTTACTGAGCTACCTTGAGTCTATGGCCCTTTAATTCGCTCTACTGAAACGCTCAGGTGACAGCTGAAGCTTTGCTGTCCAAGAAATCACATACATTAAACCCACGGGGCTTCTTTACAGtagtaattatttattatttttttgtttttacatTTCGAAGTAGGTAGTAACGTGTTGTATCAACATCCGCCCTCATGACAACCGCCTTAGATGCCCTACTCCGCATAGAGCGAGAGTCCATCACCATTGTCAGTGTTGGGCCAACAATCGTCTTGTCCAGCACAAGGTGATATTGGTAATAGTCCCAATCTATTAATCCGCCTTTACTACCAAACCAAGTCGCTGCAAGTAACCAGCGCCTATAAAGCAACAACTCCAGCATTACATAAACAAACCCATGCTTTCGACCGAGCCCCCGTTCCCACTCCAACTCCCCTCGTGCCGAATACCCAGTAACAAGCCGTGCCGCCAACCCGCAAATACGCGCCTACCACAtacatgcaaaaaaaaaaaaaaaaaaaaaaaaaaaaaacatacaacatagcagtacaagtatatccGCCCCAAAAACACCCTCGTCCTCTGTTTTGCCCCAATGAGGCAAGTACCAGGTAATCCAGGCGTTTTCAGGAGGTGTGGTCTGACGCCGCATGGCTAGCGGTTATTTACCACACTGCAAACATGATATTTCGTAAGCCCAGTCATCAAAGTCTTACTTTTTGGCTCGTATAACACGCTTGCGTATCTAcagcacaggcacaggcaacTACACGATGATAAAAATGCATCCTTGCAAAACTGGCAGGTTACGCGCATGGTTCATGCAGGTCATTTATAgaaatcaaaagaaaagaaacagctcACCTCACTCATGCACGGCTAAATTAAGTCATTCGCCCAGCACAGCCTCTCTTCTACTTGCTTTACTCTTTATTCTGtttccctcttcttgtctctttGTATGAACAAGACCAATATTCCTCATCTCCCAATTCTCGTATCGgatggatacatgtacttggatACTAACCACACCTACACTGCAGCACCCAACGAACCATCCCAAAAGGGAACATCCCAAAAAGCAGGGGACCAAAAACCAAAACCCGCCAAAGGCGCTTCCCAATCTTGGCAGGCAccaaaaggaaatgaaattgaacagcttctcctccccGGACCCCTGCATCGCATCGTCCGCTTCGGGCCTAAATCCTGTCCCGTTCGTTTTAATTAATGCGCGGGGGAGGATGCTGGCCGGGCTAGCACCGACTAGTCGACACTTGACCTCAATCACAGTAGTTCCGCGGTTGTGCGTAATGAACTGCTGCCGTTCCCCGTATTCACACGTATTTGCAAAGATATGATAAATTGGCCGTAGATAAGGCAGGGACTGCTAACAAGCACCTTGTTCCTTGTGCGTATAATCACGCAGATACGATACAGTAACAGTTAGCTAGCATCCAGGGTGTGTTGACAGCACACGAGCAGGGACAAGCAGAACACACGAGGAACAAGCAATCACAAATAGACATTACAGTTGGGCAGGCTCAAGATTTATAAAATGTTTTTTATCTTCATTCTACATACTGGCTACTGCAATACCTCGAAAGGGCATGCgccgaaaaaaaattttgctccaaaaaaacaaggcaagCCAACAAACTTCAAGGATAGGTATCAGGCGAAATCAAAAGCAAGTAAAAAAGCACCAAAACAAATATATCATCGATCCTGTTCTCTTCATCAATCCAAGCAAACGTCGTTACCAGAAATCAGCTCGGTcgaaagaagagcagacCTCCCCATTAAAAATAGATCATTATAAGCGTTTCGTTCCAGAATAATTTGCagggaaaataaaaaagagggaaaataaTGGGGAAATTTTTGTGATACTCGGTCGAGAACAGCAAGCACTTGCCACATGTTCGTGTCCGTTGTCAGATGTACAGTGAAACAAACAGCGGTGTTGTGTGTGTAACTCGAATTTGTATAGTATTAGCTTGGTCTGCTCTTTCTCTCCGAACGCAAACGTTTCCGCCCCATCTACATGCTTTTCATGCCCGCAACAATAAGTACACAAAGCGAATCAAAGAAAGGGGGTAGATTTCGTTGGGTTGGAAATCCCGTTTACAGGAGAGCAAAGGCAACACCAGCGCCAATGGCGAAGACGCTGCCGAGAGCAGCAAGGCTGCGGGCGCCAGCGCTGTGGGGAATAGGGGGGAGCAGAGGGCTTGGAAGATCCGGTAGGCTGAGCAGAGCCAGTGCCgttgccagcagcgccgccagAGGTGGGCTTGCTAGTGGTGGGAGTCGAGGAAACCAAAGTGGTGGCCTGGGCAGCAGTAGAGCTGGGAGCATCAGTGGAGCTGGGGGCATCGGTGGAGCTGGGAGCATCGGTGGAAGAAGCCTTGGCGCTGGTGTGGGCAGCAGAGGTCTTGGTGGAAGCAGGGGCAGACGACGAggtgctgtcgctgctgctgtcgtcgCTGCCGTCACCGAGCTCGACCTTGATGCTCTGCCAGGAGCCAGTCTTGTCGCTGTAAATGTAGTCCTTGACGCTCTTGGAGGTAGGGGCATCGGCACCAGCGTAGTCGACAATGGAGATGCTCTTGTAGTAGCCGAGGAAGGGAGCCTTGGAGAAATCGGTGTAGCCACCAGCCCACTCGACGGTGCCCTGAGGAGCATCCTTGCGGCCAGCAACCCAGGTTCCGAGCTTGACCTGCATAGGGGTCTGGGGAAGGCCGGCAGCGCCACCCTCGGCGTTGGCAGCGGTCAGGGTACGGACGACGTTGTTATCGATCAACCAGGTGACACCGGCAGAAGTCCACTCAACAGAGTAGGTGTGGAACGAGCTGAGAGGGTTGGAGACCGGGTGGAAAGCACCACGGTCGAAGGTAGCGGTGTTACCCTTGCTGAAGTAGTTGGTCTGAGCCTGGGCGTTGTCGCCTCCAACCCACTCCCAATCGATCTAGAGTCGTCTGTTAGTTCACGCTGTTTGACATTGGCAAATGGAGCATTCAAATGATTCATACCTCGTCAAGATCATCGGACTGGAGAACGGCAGAGGTGACGATACCGACACCGGCGGCGGCCTGGACCTCGACATCGATGcggccgaagaagatgtaCTTGCCAGTGCGGATAGTGggagcctcagcctcggtGCTGATGGAGAAAACAGCGCCGTTGCCGTTGTACTTG is part of the Trichoderma atroviride chromosome 1, complete sequence genome and encodes:
- a CDS encoding uncharacterized protein (EggNog:ENOG41~CAZy:GH16~SECRETED:SignalP(1-21)), giving the protein MHSKTFAAAAVALAASTLVSAQTSTDCNPLQKTCPNDPAFGKNSGDCDFTKGACGNFDSLPGTTLKYNGNGAVFSISTEAEAPTIRTGKYIFFGRIDVEVQAAAGVGIVTSAVLQSDDLDEIDWEWVGGDNAQAQTNYFSKGNTATFDRGAFHPVSNPLSSFHTYSVEWTSAGVTWLIDNNVVRTLTAANAEGGAAGLPQTPMQVKLGTWVAGRKDAPQGTVEWAGGYTDFSKAPFLGYYKSISIVDYAGADAPTSKSVKDYIYSDKTGSWQSIKVELGDGSDDSSSDSTSSSAPASTKTSAAHTSAKASSTDAPSSTDAPSSTDAPSSTAAQATTLVSSTPTTSKPTSGGAAGNGTGSAQPTGSSKPSAPPYSPQRWRPQPCCSRQRLRHWRWCCLCSPVNGISNPTKSTPFL